Proteins encoded by one window of Synechococcus sp. WH 7805:
- a CDS encoding amino acid ABC transporter substrate-binding protein has translation MLFGLYACATLGEGGASRLDLIRQRGELRCGVSGKIPGFSFLERDGRYAGLDVDMCQAFAAAFVGDSSKVEYRPLTAPERFTALRTGEIDLLSRNTTFNLSRDASGGNGVTFAPVVFHDGQGLLVRRNSGIKGLDDLRDKTICVGSGTTTEQNLNDVFQARGIAYKPVKYQDLNQLVAGYLQGRCSAMTSDRSQLASARSGFAQPNNHQILPEVLSKEPLAPLSSGGDQRLADAMRWVVYALITAEEMGITKANVDVKLQEATSDPSKTALRRFLGVDGELGSKLGLRNDFVVSVLKTTGNYGEIYDRHLGPQSAVPIPRGLNQLHRDGGVLIAPPFQ, from the coding sequence TTGCTGTTCGGTTTGTACGCCTGCGCCACCCTTGGAGAGGGTGGTGCGTCTCGTCTTGATCTCATCAGGCAGCGTGGTGAACTTCGCTGTGGCGTCAGCGGCAAGATCCCTGGATTCAGTTTTTTGGAGCGCGATGGCCGTTACGCAGGATTGGATGTGGACATGTGCCAAGCCTTTGCCGCGGCATTTGTCGGGGATTCCAGCAAGGTTGAATACAGACCATTGACGGCACCTGAGCGTTTCACGGCTCTGAGAACAGGTGAAATCGACCTTCTGTCGAGAAATACAACGTTCAATCTCAGCCGTGATGCATCAGGTGGGAATGGCGTCACCTTTGCACCGGTTGTCTTTCATGATGGTCAAGGTCTTTTGGTTCGCAGAAATTCCGGTATCAAGGGACTGGACGATCTCAGAGATAAGACCATCTGCGTGGGATCGGGAACCACGACGGAGCAGAACCTCAATGATGTCTTCCAAGCCAGGGGAATTGCCTACAAACCGGTCAAATATCAGGATCTGAATCAGTTGGTGGCTGGGTATTTGCAGGGTCGTTGCTCAGCCATGACATCGGATCGATCCCAATTGGCTTCAGCTCGCTCCGGATTTGCACAACCGAACAACCATCAGATTTTGCCTGAAGTGCTCAGTAAGGAACCTTTGGCACCCCTTTCCTCCGGAGGGGATCAACGGTTGGCTGATGCCATGCGCTGGGTGGTCTACGCCTTGATCACTGCTGAAGAGATGGGAATTACAAAGGCCAATGTGGACGTCAAGCTTCAGGAAGCCACGAGCGATCCAAGCAAAACTGCTTTGCGGCGTTTTTTGGGGGTTGATGGAGAGCTTGGATCCAAGCTGGGGCTGCGAAATGATTTCGTTGTCAGCGTGTTGAAGACCACCGGCAACTATGGCGAGATTTATGACCGCCATCTCGGCCCGCAGAGTGCCGTCCCCATCCCGCGAGGACTAAATCAGCTGCATCGGGATGGTGGTGTTCTGATTGCTCCACCGTTCCAATGA
- a CDS encoding SulP family inorganic anion transporter, which translates to MATGPAALRLESLIGNPSKELLSGLVVAFAMIPEAIAFSGIAGVDPQVGLFGAFCLSITIAFVGGRSAMITSATGSTALLMTGLVATGESRGPGLGLTYLLVAGIVTGLLQLLWGWLRLAYQMRFVPLGVLSGFVNALALLIFQAQFPQLGINLHFGEAEAAGHAHDLLPQGAQLPVVWGLVLLGLLIIYGLPRLTRALPSQLVAIVVLTAISMSFSFDIPTVQSLGDLPSGLPVFQIPFGALADGRVPFSLETLGIVLPTAMAISLVGLMETFLTQDILDDRTDSTSNKNREARGQGIANIVSSFFGGMAGCALVGQSVMNIDNGGRSRLSTLFSGVSLLAMILLARPWLQQIPMAALVAVMISIAVSTADVAGLRKIRSIPKSDTAVMLMTFAVTMLTTPHNLALGVLAGVALAGILFSRKVAKVIRVEPVDVAPDLRRYVVTGQLFFVSKIYFLQGFDVHDHPAKIIIDMTSAHIWDQSGVGALNQLIRKLKQGGSEVEVLGLNTESRDLFERIGSQPEGAHG; encoded by the coding sequence ATGGCAACCGGACCCGCGGCGCTGCGGTTGGAGTCCCTCATCGGTAACCCCAGCAAGGAGCTTCTTTCCGGCTTGGTGGTGGCCTTCGCCATGATTCCCGAGGCCATTGCCTTCTCAGGAATTGCAGGCGTTGACCCCCAGGTTGGTTTGTTCGGAGCCTTCTGCCTGTCGATCACGATCGCCTTTGTAGGTGGGCGTTCCGCAATGATCACGTCGGCGACGGGATCCACCGCCCTGTTGATGACAGGCCTTGTGGCAACAGGTGAATCCCGGGGCCCCGGACTGGGGTTGACTTACCTGCTTGTGGCAGGGATCGTCACAGGCCTCTTGCAGCTGTTGTGGGGCTGGTTGCGCCTGGCCTATCAGATGCGTTTCGTGCCTCTGGGTGTTCTCAGCGGCTTCGTCAATGCTCTGGCACTGTTGATTTTCCAAGCTCAGTTCCCCCAACTCGGCATCAATCTCCATTTCGGTGAGGCGGAGGCTGCAGGCCATGCGCACGACCTTCTCCCTCAAGGTGCTCAGCTGCCTGTGGTTTGGGGGTTGGTGCTGTTGGGACTTCTGATCATCTATGGCCTCCCACGACTGACCCGTGCTTTGCCATCACAGTTGGTGGCCATTGTTGTGCTCACTGCGATTTCAATGAGCTTCAGCTTTGACATTCCTACCGTTCAGAGCCTTGGTGATTTGCCTTCAGGTCTGCCTGTGTTTCAGATCCCCTTTGGTGCATTGGCGGATGGGCGCGTGCCTTTCAGTTTGGAAACCCTTGGGATTGTTTTGCCAACGGCAATGGCTATCTCTCTGGTTGGACTGATGGAAACCTTCCTTACCCAGGACATTCTCGACGACCGCACTGACAGCACGTCCAATAAAAACCGGGAGGCACGCGGGCAGGGCATCGCCAATATTGTCTCGTCGTTCTTCGGGGGGATGGCGGGATGTGCCCTCGTGGGGCAATCCGTGATGAACATCGATAACGGGGGGCGTTCGCGGCTTTCCACGCTGTTCTCAGGCGTCAGCCTGCTAGCCATGATCCTTCTGGCCAGACCTTGGCTTCAGCAGATTCCCATGGCTGCACTGGTTGCCGTGATGATCAGCATCGCTGTCAGCACCGCGGATGTGGCTGGCCTGCGCAAGATCCGCTCCATTCCGAAAAGTGATACAGCGGTGATGTTGATGACCTTTGCTGTGACAATGCTGACCACCCCCCACAACCTGGCACTCGGTGTGTTGGCCGGTGTGGCGCTGGCCGGGATCCTGTTCAGCAGAAAAGTAGCGAAAGTGATTCGAGTGGAGCCTGTGGATGTTGCTCCAGATCTGCGTCGATATGTGGTGACAGGTCAACTATTTTTCGTGAGCAAGATCTATTTTCTTCAAGGTTTTGATGTGCATGACCATCCAGCGAAGATCATCATTGATATGACGTCAGCGCACATCTGGGACCAGAGTGGTGTTGGAGCGCTCAATCAGTTGATCAGGAAACTAAAACAAGGTGGATCTGAGGTGGAGGTTTTAGGGCTGAACACAGAAAGTCGTGACCTTTTTGAGCGCATCGGCTCTCAACCGGAGGGTGCACACGGCTGA